A single region of the Sorghum bicolor cultivar BTx623 chromosome 9, Sorghum_bicolor_NCBIv3, whole genome shotgun sequence genome encodes:
- the LOC110430503 gene encoding uncharacterized protein LOC110430503, giving the protein MEKQAAAGNKNKKKSTKVSRPREEEGTNNDKEVNDDTAAAAETAASKRGEGVKKAKANLRRGGGEACLEAIDNMWAKKELADNEKEKAKNERFMLSYELDKQSLELEKKRAQAEDKRAEADLMKQEKEIMLADMTSLSTLQREWLDIM; this is encoded by the coding sequence ATGGAGAAACAAGCAGCTGCAGGAAACAAGAATAAAAAGAAGTCCACCAAGGTGTCTCgaccaagagaagaagaaggaaccAACAATGACAAGGAGGTCAATGAtgatactgctgctgctgcagagaCTGCAGCAAGCAAAAGGGGCGAAGGAGTGAAGAAGGCTAAAGCAAACCTTAGGCGAGGGGGTGGGGAAGCTTGCTTGGAAGCAATCGACAATATGTGGGCAAAAAAGGAGTTGGCCGACAATGAAAAGGAGAAGGCAAAGAATGAGAGGTTTATGTTGTCATATGAGCTAGACAAGCAATCGCTAGAGCTAGAGAAGAAAAGAGCTCAAGCCGAGGACAAAAGAGCTGAAGCCGACCTCATGAAGCAAGAGAAAGAAATTATGCTTGCGGACATGACCTCCCTCAGCACGCTGCAGCGTGAATGGCTTGACATTATGTAG